The genomic stretch GGCCTCGTCAGCGTGCTGATCGCGCTGAAGCCGCCGGGCCTCGTGCTCGTGCTCACGGCCTTCGCCTGGGCGGTGATCGCCTCGACGAACCTCTGGCCTCTGCTCTTCGGCATCTGCTGGCGGCGCACCAGCCCGCGGGCCACCCTGGCCAGCATGGTGCTGGGCGCCGCCACCGCGCTCGGCTGGGAGCTGCTGCGCAAGCAGCTGCCCGCGCCCTGGAGCGGCCTCCACGGCTTCATCACGGGGAGCTTCGTGGCGCTGGTCGTGATCGCGGTCGGCACTCTGCTCGGCCGGCCGGCGCCGCCGGCGGCGATCGCACGGGCCTGGGGCGAGCGAGTCCGCGGGCGCTGAGGCGTCTGGAGCCGCGCCCGCGGCTCTGCTATGCTCGGGTGCGCCCGCGGCCCCCGCCGCGGAGGAGCTGCGATGCTGCCGTCTGCCATCGATCCCCTGGGCGCCCTCGAAGCCCTCGTGGACCCGATTCTCGTCGGGGATGCGACGGGTCGACCGCTCTTCGTGAACGCCGCCTGGCGCGCGGAGCTCGGCTGGAGCGCGGAGGCGCTGGCCGCTGCGGGGCTGGCCGCGCTCGCAGCCGGCGACGGCCCCTTCGCAGCCGCGCTGCGGCAGGCCCCCGCCCAGCTGGCCGCGGCCTCGGGACGGCTCGAGTTCGGGTCCTGCGCGCTGCGCGCGGCGGACGGCAGGGTCCAGCGCGCCGCCGCGCGGCTGCACGCCCTGTCCGACGCGCCGCCGACGGCCTTCCTGCTCCAGCTTCGCCTGCGCTGCGACTGCACAGCCGAGCGCGAGACCCTGCGCGCGGTCTTCGAGAGCCTCAGCGATGGGCTCTACATCAAGAATGCCGAGCTGCGCTACGTGGCGATCAATCCGACCCTCTGCGGCTTGCACGGGCGCAGCGAGGAGGAGCTGATCGGCAGGCGCGCGGCCGATCTCTTTCCCGCCGCCACGGCCGAGGCGCTCGAAGCCTCCGACCGCCGCGCTCTCGCGGGCGAGCGCGTGGAGAGCGTCCACGAGATTCCGATGCCCGACGGCCTGCACACCATGCGGATCGTCAAGACGCCCCTGCGCGACGCCGGCGGTCGCATCGTCGGGCTCTGCGCCGTCGCGCGCGATGTCGGCGACGCGCAGGCGCTCGAGAGCGCCCTGCGCACCAGCGAGGAGCGCCTGCGCCTCCTCTCCGAGAACATACCCGGCGTGCTCTTCTCCTACTTGCGCGACACGCAGGGACGGCGGGAGGCGACCTATCACAGCCGCGGCCTGGAGGCGGTGATCGGCGCGGAGAACGCCCGTCGCGTGCGCAGCGGTGAGATCGAGTATCGCAGCCTGATCCACCCGGACGATCTCGACCGGATGCCGCAGCATCTCCCGGTGCCGGGCAGCGACAGCCTCAGCTTCGAGGCCGAGTACCGCGTGCAGGACGGCTACGGCGGCTACCGCTGGGTGCACGTGCGCAGCACGCGCGTCCTCCTGCCCGACGGCCGCACCCGCTGCCACGGCGTGCTCCTCGATGTCGATGAGCGGCGCCGCATCGACAGCGCCCTGCACGAGTTGAGCAGCCGCCTGCAGGCGCTCACCGATCAGCTCCCCGGCGTCGTCTTCTCCTACCGCCGCCGCCCGGATGGACATCGGGAGGCCGTGTACATCAGTCCCGGTCTGGACGTGCTGCTCGGTCCGAAGTTCGCCTGGCAGATCCAGCAGGACATGGACGCCCTGCACACCCTGATCCACCCGGAGGACGTGGCTGCCGTCGTCGATGGCGATCGCCACGACGGACCCGGCCGCTGGTCGAGCGATGTCGAGTACCGCACGCTCACCGACGGCGGCATCTATCGTTGGGTGTATAGCCGCGCGAGTGGCCTGCTCGAGCCGGACGGCACGATCGTCTGGCACGGCGTCATCGTCGACATCGACGAGCGCAAGCGCCTGGAATCGGCGCTGCGCCAGGCCTCGCTGAGCCTGCAGACCCTGGCCGACAACCTGCCGGGCGTCGTCTACTCGTATCGACACCTACCGGACGGCCGGCGCGAGAGCCTCTACATCAGCCCGCGCGGCCTCGAGGAGATCATCGGGCCCCAGAACGCGGCGCGCATGCGCCTGGATCTCGATTATCACGACCGCCTGCTCCATCCCGAGGAACAGGCCAGCTTCTCGCCGCTGCGGCCGGGCCCGAGCGACGAGACGCTGCGCTTCGGCCGCGAGTACCGGCTCCGCCACGACGACGGGAGCTATCGCTGGGTCGACTCGCGCGCGACGGGTTTTCCGCAGGCCGACGGTTCCGTCATCTGGCATGGTTTGATGATCAACATCTCCCGCCGCAAGCGCGCCGAGGAAGAGCTGCGCCTGCACTCGGAGACCCTCGAGCGCACCAACCGCGAGCTGAACGCGGCGATCCTCCAGGCCGAGAGCGCGATCCAGGCGCGCGGCCGCTTCCTCGCGACGATCAGCCACGAGATCCGCACGCCGCTGACCGCCATCCTCGGCTTCGCCGAGCTGTTGCTCGCCTCGCCCGAGCGCGCCGATCTCCAAGAGAGCCTGGAGCTGATCCGCGACAACGGCCACTACCTGCTGCGCATCATCAACGACGTCCTCGACTACTCGAAGATCGAGGCCGGCAGGCTCCAGCTCGAGCGCGAGACCTTTGCGCCGGCGGCCTTCCTCGGTGAGCTCTGCGCCCTGATGCGCGTGCGCGCCGAGGCCAAGGGCCTCAGCCTCAAGCTCGAGCTCGATCCGCGCTTGCCGGCGGCGCTGCAGGGCGATCCTACCCGCCTGCGCCAGATTCTCCTCAACCTGCTCGGCAATGCGATCAAGTTCACGGAGCAGGGTCGGGTCACGCTGCGCGGCCGCTATCAGGAGGACGAGCCGCCGCGGCTCCTCGTGGATGTCGAGGACACGGGCATCGGCTTGCCGCCCGGCGATCCCGAGCGCCTCTTCGAGGCCTTCGTGCAGGGCGACCCCTCGGACGCGCGCGCCTTCGGCGGCACCGGGCTCGGCCTCGCGATCAGCCGGAGCCTGGCCGGCCTGCTCGGCGGCGACATTGCGCTGGCCTCGGTGCCGAGCGGCGGCAGCTGCTTCACCCTGAGCGTGCCGGCGCACCTGGAGCCGGCGGCGGCTTGCGCGGGCGCGCCGGCGACGGCCCCGCAGCGCCTGCCGGGCCGCGTGCTCGTCGTCGAGGACAACGCGACGAACCGCGTGCTGATCCGCCTGCTGCTCGAGGCGCTGGGCACGACGGTGGTCGATGCCCCCGACGGCCAGGCCGCGCTCGCTGCGGTGGCCGCCGCGACACCGCCCTTCGATGTCATCTTGATGGACATCCAGATGCCCGGCCTCGACGGCTACGAGGTCACGCGGCGCCTGCGCGAGCAGGGCTGCCGGACGCCGATCGTCGCTCTCACTGCGCACGCCCTCGACGGCCATCGCGAGCGCTGCCTCGCGGCGGGTTGCGACGCCTACTGCGCCAAGCCGATCGATCGGCAGGAGCTGCTGGGCGTGCTGGCCGCCTGCGTGGCGCGCAGCGAGGCCGGCCGCTGACTCAGCGCGGACCGCGGGCGGACCGCTGCGGCGGCGCCCAGCCCGCGGGATCGAGCTCCAGGTACTCGGCGAGCACGGCGTAGACCTCCGGGTAGCTCTGCCGCAGCTCCTGCGGCAACTCGAAGAAGAGCTCCACGGCGGTGGCGAAGAACTCGGTCGGGCTCTCGGCGGCGTCCCGGTCGAAGAGCACTTCGCGCCGTAGGCGCAGCAGCTTGGCGTGCCGTTCGAAGGCCGCCTGGAAGGCCTCGCGCCAGCGCGCGGCCAGCGCGGGCGTCGACAGGTAGGGCGTGCCGTCGGCCTCGCCGGTCTGGTCGTCGAGCTGGTGCGCGAACTCGTGGAGGACCAGGTTGTAGCCGTCGCGCCGCCGCGACTCGCGCCGCGCATCCGCCCAGCTCAGCACGACCACGCCGCGCCCCCAGGACTCGCCCGCCCGCTCGTCGGGCCCCTCGTGCACGATGCCGTACTCGTCCATCTCCGGCTCGCTGACGACGAAGGCCTCCGGGTAGACGAGGATTGTCTCCAGCCCCGGATAGTAGTCCGCGGCTGCGCGGAGCTGCAGCAGCGCGGCCTGGCCGAGGATGGCCAGGCGCATCGGCTCGTCGACCGTCAGCCCATCGGCGCCCTCGAAGTGCTTCTCGGCGAGAAGCACCTGCAGGACGCCCTCGTGCCGCGGCTGCAGCGCGGCGGGCAGGGCCGCGCAGAGGGGCGCCTTGGCCAGGAGCAGGCGCCGCTCGGCCTCCGTGAGCGGAGTCGCGAGGAGGCGGCGCCGGCGGCGTCCGCGCAGAAAGAACATCGTTGCCTCCGGGGCCGGGCCGCCGGGCGGCGGCCGGGCCGGCGCCAGCATGCCGCATCGGGGGCGTCGCCCCAAGCGCGGATTCGCCTGGTGACGCGCCGCACGCCAGCCGCTATGCTCGACGCCGGAGGC from bacterium encodes the following:
- a CDS encoding zinc-dependent peptidase yields the protein MLAPARPPPGGPAPEATMFFLRGRRRRRLLATPLTEAERRLLLAKAPLCAALPAALQPRHEGVLQVLLAEKHFEGADGLTVDEPMRLAILGQAALLQLRAAADYYPGLETILVYPEAFVVSEPEMDEYGIVHEGPDERAGESWGRGVVVLSWADARRESRRRDGYNLVLHEFAHQLDDQTGEADGTPYLSTPALAARWREAFQAAFERHAKLLRLRREVLFDRDAAESPTEFFATAVELFFELPQELRQSYPEVYAVLAEYLELDPAGWAPPQRSARGPR
- a CDS encoding PAS domain S-box protein, whose amino-acid sequence is MLGCARGPRRGGAAMLPSAIDPLGALEALVDPILVGDATGRPLFVNAAWRAELGWSAEALAAAGLAALAAGDGPFAAALRQAPAQLAAASGRLEFGSCALRAADGRVQRAAARLHALSDAPPTAFLLQLRLRCDCTAERETLRAVFESLSDGLYIKNAELRYVAINPTLCGLHGRSEEELIGRRAADLFPAATAEALEASDRRALAGERVESVHEIPMPDGLHTMRIVKTPLRDAGGRIVGLCAVARDVGDAQALESALRTSEERLRLLSENIPGVLFSYLRDTQGRREATYHSRGLEAVIGAENARRVRSGEIEYRSLIHPDDLDRMPQHLPVPGSDSLSFEAEYRVQDGYGGYRWVHVRSTRVLLPDGRTRCHGVLLDVDERRRIDSALHELSSRLQALTDQLPGVVFSYRRRPDGHREAVYISPGLDVLLGPKFAWQIQQDMDALHTLIHPEDVAAVVDGDRHDGPGRWSSDVEYRTLTDGGIYRWVYSRASGLLEPDGTIVWHGVIVDIDERKRLESALRQASLSLQTLADNLPGVVYSYRHLPDGRRESLYISPRGLEEIIGPQNAARMRLDLDYHDRLLHPEEQASFSPLRPGPSDETLRFGREYRLRHDDGSYRWVDSRATGFPQADGSVIWHGLMINISRRKRAEEELRLHSETLERTNRELNAAILQAESAIQARGRFLATISHEIRTPLTAILGFAELLLASPERADLQESLELIRDNGHYLLRIINDVLDYSKIEAGRLQLERETFAPAAFLGELCALMRVRAEAKGLSLKLELDPRLPAALQGDPTRLRQILLNLLGNAIKFTEQGRVTLRGRYQEDEPPRLLVDVEDTGIGLPPGDPERLFEAFVQGDPSDARAFGGTGLGLAISRSLAGLLGGDIALASVPSGGSCFTLSVPAHLEPAAACAGAPATAPQRLPGRVLVVEDNATNRVLIRLLLEALGTTVVDAPDGQAALAAVAAATPPFDVILMDIQMPGLDGYEVTRRLREQGCRTPIVALTAHALDGHRERCLAAGCDAYCAKPIDRQELLGVLAACVARSEAGR